From a region of the Branchiostoma floridae strain S238N-H82 chromosome 13, Bfl_VNyyK, whole genome shotgun sequence genome:
- the LOC118429698 gene encoding uncharacterized protein LOC118429698: MKLSTALVAVLSCLVYLDGAESIPVRRSQAKPMTAVNWNEAFEPLRFGRRSPPSSLSEDDSDSDLWPEYTAPQPRFTLPPQREPMARMRLPNLREDPTDQLTRSAVLRLVADLIQARQQDLLDN, from the coding sequence ATGAAGTTGTCCACCGCCCTAGTTGCAGTGCTGAGCTGCCTGGTGTACCTAGACGGCGCGGAGTCCATCCCTGTTCGCAGGAGCCAGGCCAAGCCCATGACGGCCGTCAACTGGAACGAGGCCTTCGAGCCGCTCCGCTTCGGCCGGCGCAGCCCGCCCTCTTCCCTCTCCGAGGACGACTCCGACTCCGACCTGTGGCCAGAATACACCGCTCCCCAGCCGAGATTCACGCTGCCGCCCCAGAGGGAACCCATGGCCAGGATGCGGCTGCCCAACCTCAGAGAAGACCCGACGGACCAACTGACCCGGTCGGCCGTTCTGCGTCTCGTGGCGGACCTGATTCAGGCGAGGCAGCAGGACCTGTTGGACAATTGA